CCTCGATATCAGGTAAGTGGAGGGGCTGTGGTGGAGGTGGTCCAGTAGAGCTGGATGGCCTCTCCTGACACGTGGAACCTGACACGTACACTCAGATGATGTCGCCGAGGGGCATCATGGAGATAAGTAATGATGCCCTCACTTTTCCTTCAGCCGCCCTGGTCTTATTCCTATGGTTTATACATTAGGGAGTTCTTCCAGGGTTGGATGAGTACTGTAACAACATCATTCGTTCTTACTACAGTTGTACTTCATGGGGCCCACAGAATTGGCAAGGCACTTGCACAGTAAGCACATTAGTAGCACACTTCCAGCAGGAGAGATGTGACTGAGTTACTTCATTAGAGAACCACAGACAGCTCCAGGTTTTTTATGAGCCTAACACCAGGAGCTCGCCAAAGGGGAAACTGCACCAAATGGATGCATTATGGTCACTTAAAGATGAGCGACTTGCAAAGTTTGAGGAAGGAAAAAGTCGGGAATAACTTTTAACAGGCAGTAAATGCCTCCTGTGTATGTTTCAGCCTTTGGTGTAAAAGATAACAGGCAAAAACCCAAACGTTGGTAAAATAAGCAAGCAGGGTCTGGGGAACATGGTGGAATGTTGCATTACCAAAACTCCCTTTTCCCAGACCCTGGGGAAGCGGGAGATGCCGTTGCATGAGGTGAAGGCAGGGACAGTTGCCTTGTCTGGTACTCTAAGCCACACTGTCCAAACAATAACAGTGCAGTGTGCTTGGCAGGGGATGGTGACAAAGAAATTGATGGAGGAGGTGGCCTTGGGTGTCACTGGCAGTGCCGCCTTTAACAGTGCAGGTTGTCGGGTATGTGCCTGCAGCAGAGAATAAAGAGAAAAAAgggcttgcatttatacagcaccactCATGTCACAATgtattttacagccaataaagtaagtGCAATCACTGTTGTGGTGTGGGGGGAAACAGAAGTCAATTGTCACACAGCACATGGTGCGACAATGACCCGATacgttagttgagggataaatattacccAGAACCCCCATGCTTTTCTTCGAATAATGCCGTGAGATCTTTCACAAAGAAAAGAAGAGCATCTTTTCTTGGGTCCTCGTGAATCTGAGTGGTACATTCCAAATGTGCAAATTATATCCAACCTTGGCCTAAGCAGATGGGCAACTCTGGTTGGCTTTGTTTCAAAACTAATTGATATTAAAATGAATTTGAAGCCAGACAAAATTAGCTACTGTAGTGTAAATTGTGTTTTGCAAGACAATGGTGCAGAACGGACTACATATTAGACTTTCTGCCCCTACAAGTGTCTATTCTGCTCAGGTGCTACTGGATTCATGACCGTACTGTCTACCGTACTAAGCAAGAAAGTCTCAGCTTTGATAGCTCAACTGATCCAAACCAGTGAAACATTAGTATACAATAATTGGCCTCAGTACCACTGGGCTCATGAGTCAGAGAATTAACCATGATTTCAGATCTTCGTCAAAGAGGTAGGTGCTGAGGAGTGAAGTTAAGGAGGAGAGAGATAGGAGGATGCAGACATTCAGAGAAGGAATTCCAAACTTTAGGTCTTATGCCAATATTTAGCCTACAATCAACATCACAAATGCAGattatcttttttttaatttgttcatgggatgcgggtgtcgcaggctgtgccagcatttattgcctatctctaattgcccttgaggggcagttaaaagtcaaccacattgctgtgtgtctagagtcacgtgtaggccagacgatggcagatttccttccctaaagaacattcgtgaaccagatgggtttttacgaccatcaattattggtcatcattggacttttaattccagattttaattgaattcaaatttcaccatctgcaatggtaggattcgaacctgggtcccaagaGCATCATTCTGGGTttgtggtttactagtccagtggcaatacctctGTGCCACCGGCTCCCCTGCCATTAACATTTGGCtgtttgtggcagcttgctgtgcacaaattggctgctgattttcctgcatcacaacacttcaaaaatactttattggctgtacagcgctttgagatgtccagtggttgTGAAGCTTTGCTCGGTAGGCACAGCATGAGGTAGTGGTGGGATTCTCAAAATAATGGAGGAATATGATCAGACtgcatgggtagcacggtagcacaagtggctagcactgtggcttcatagagccagggtcccaggttcgatacctcgctcggtcactgtctgtgcggagtctgcacgtttcatagaatttacagtgcagaaggtggccattcggcccattgagtctgcaccggctcttggaaggagcaccccacccacggccaacacctccaccctatccccataacccagtaaccacacccaacactaagggcaattttggacactaagggcaatttatcatggccaatccacgtaacctgcacatctttggactgtgggaggaaaccggagcacccggaggaaacccacgcacacacggggaggatgtgcagactccgcacagacagtgacccaagccggaatcgaacctaggaccctggagctgtgaagcaattgtgctatccacaatgctaccgtgctacccattgtgctccccgttctccccgtggtctgcgtgggtttcctctgggtgttccggtttcctcccacaagtcccgaaagacgtgcttggtaggtaaattggacattctgaattctccctcagtgtacccgaacaggtgccggagtgtggtgactaggggcttttcagagtaacttaattgtcgtgttaatgtaagcctacttgtgacaataataaagattattattatagatgcacagcaatgtggttgactcttaaatgccctctgaaatagcctagcaagccactcagtttagtatacagcccaaagacgtgcaggttaggtggattggccacgataaattgcccttagtgtcccaaaaggttaggaggagttattgggttatggggatagggttaagtgggtcggtgcagactcaatgggccaaatagcctccttctgcactgtatgatctatgttctatgaaggaagCCCCCTTTCCCATTACACTGACTTAAATGCTCTTACAATTCTAAGACATCAACTCCATTTCTCTCCATAGCTGCTGCCATGGTGTTTTTCCTGCTGTTTCGgcttttattttggatttccagcatctgtactaTTTTGCTGTTAAATTAGTTTTTAATTCACTGCTAATTCTCCTCCCGGAATGCCTCCCTTAAAGACTTTCTGGTCTTCCCTCTGATGGGATTTTCATTTGTTTCTTCTACCCTGTTCACCTTCTTTGCTTGCATCAttaatttttttgttatttaatctctcctgcagcccccccccctcccccccccccatacaccctctcacacgcCATCTCCTTTGTTTTTCCAGGTCCCTCTCTACTGGCTGATAAACCCTTAGCTATTATTAGCACAGTGGTCTACATAGCTGGcttgtactggcctccctgaacaggcgctggaatgtggtgactaggggctattcacagtaacttcattgaagcctacttgtgacaataagcgattatcgttATTTTATTAAACATTTTTATCTTTCTTCGGTTCtgttgaaaggtcatcgacctgaaagattatctctgcttctctccacagatgctacctgacctgctgagtctttTCAGCTTTTTgttttgttcttatttcagatttccaacatctgggaTCATTATGCGGGCCGGGGTTCCTGAAAGCACTGATTCCCAACCGGTGCGCTGTGGAAAGAGCCGCACATACGTGGTTAGAGTTTTCATGTCCGGCCCATGCGCCTGCAGAATAAGCGGAAACTCAAAAAGGGCGCAAAAACCCTgggagaagtgagagagagagagaggtaaaagaaaaCAGGAGATACGACAGGGTGAAGTTAAAACTGAAGTTCCCAGTTGGGGAAGAAGACGGAGAAAATGGGAGTTGTGCCTCAAGTTTTTTTTATAGTTATAGAGACATATAAAAGGTTTTGAAGCACTTAAAGGTCAGCAATGATTGGGAGGGCAGtacggtgatgcagtgggttagcactgctgcctcacagctgcgaggtcccaggttctatcccggctctgggtcactgtccgtgtgcagtttgcacattctccccgtgtttgcgtgggtttcacccccacaacccaaagatgtgcagggtaggtggattggccacgctaaattgccccttaattgaaaaaaatgaattgggtactctaaatttatattgaaaaaaacaGAAGAGACTGGGcaatgcagcatctgtggagagagaagggagctaacgtttctggAGGACTGGGGTGGCTGCGGTTCCGGCTCTGTCCGCTGGCGGCGGTGTGGGTGCTCGATCCCGGGCCGGGTGGAGGGGCGGGGCTTGGAGCGCAGGGCGGGGCCGATCCGCCGGACGGCGACCAATCGCGAGCGCCGTTTGATGCGGGCTGGGCGGAGCGCAGCCGACAGTCGCTGTCTCTCTGGCTGCCGGAgcggcaagatggcggcggcgcgAGTGGAGCTGGAGTCGTTGGAGAAGACGCTGGGGCTGCGGAGGCGGAACAAACTGGGGCCGAGCCCGAGCGACAGCGCGGTGAGAGAACGGCGCCGcgcgtgtatgtatgtatgtatgtatgtatgtgtgtgtgtgtgcgcgggggcgggggagagagagccgagCCGCCGGGAAAGCGGCCTGAGCCCGGAGGAGGGTTGGAGGCCGCCTGGCGGGCGCGGAGGGGAAAATCAGGCGCGGTTCACGCCCGCCCAGGGGCACGAAGGGGTGGACCATGCCTTTACCTTGCAAAACTGTGTTTAGGATGGTTGTTACCTCCAGGGATGATCCTCACATTGGCAGGAATTGTGTGATCCTCACATTGGCAGGCATGGTCCACCCCTTCCCAGGTGGGCAACTGTATTTGAACTGAAGGATGCTGCAGCGAGATGATCTGCATTGATATTTAGATGTGGTAAATCTCCAAAATCTCTCTGTAGGACAGGCTGTGAGGGCAGCCAGGAATGGAAATCAGTGGGGAAAGATTGTTCATGGTGCGGCAAACACTTAGAATGAAGTTGGTTGAAAGACTACACTCACCCCGATGATTTCTGCCTAAAACATTTTGAGGTTCAGAAACCATTTTTCACTCAAGGCTATTCATTCTTCGGGTGTGGGCATGACTAGCAAGGTTAGTCATTTATTGCCCTTTAAATACAATTAAACGTCTCGCCCGAGACATTTCAGTGGACTGTTGCCGGTCTGAGAGACACGTATAGGTCAGgccaggtaaggctggcagatttccttctctggaggccactagtgaaccagatggggttttgcaACAACGTTCGATGGTCGTGAATATTGATACTTGGGTggatgtggggtgtgagggtgcgttTGGGAGTTACTGgctggggagagaggaggagaatgTACCTCCTtggtggatggagggagtgcgGAGCCCTGTGGGGGCTGGGATGGCCGTTGTTCAGTGCGGTGATGgtagtcggaggggagggaggagggagggggggggggtgagtacctGCCAGGTTGAGGGAGTGGCAGAGTCTGAATGGGGGTAGTCGCGAAGTAAACGAGTGACCCCTGAATCATTGGATAGCTGAAAACCTCTTATGAATCATATTTTAAAAGTGCAGCCCCCACCAAACTCACCTTGTAAATGATTCCAgatccatggtagcacagtggttagcactgttgtttcacagtgccaaggtcccaggttcgattcctgcttgggtcactgtctgggcggagtctgcacgttctccccgtgctgcatgggcttcctccgggtgctccggtttcctcccacaagtcccaaaagacgtgtttggtaggtaaattggacattctgaattctccctccgtgtacccgaacaggcgccagactttcacagtaacatcattgccgcggtaatgtaagcctacttgtgacaataataaagattattattatagatgcacagcaatgtggttgactcttaaataccctctgaaatggcctggcaagccactcagtttacgggcagttagggatgggcaataaatgctggcccagctgatCTGGCGGCCAATCACGAGCGCCGTTTGATGCCGGCTGAGCGGAGCGCCACGAGCCAATGGGGAATGCATCcaggaatacatttttaaaaccCGTACAACCTGTTATCTCAGTGCATGGAAGGAGTTGCCAGCACttaaaatttaaattaaacaaaagaaccctgCCTTTTTTTTTAGGTAATTTAATGGCTGTTTAATTTGGGTACTTTTAAATCAATAATAGGTTTGAGCAGCTCTTCATTCTTCATCTAAACTCAGTCTTGGAACTTCTCAAAGGGATTCTTTGTTCTTTCCACACAGTTTATGCATACTGTGATTGCCCAGTAATCTGCAAATGATTCCCACatgcagattattattatttttttttttaaagtgtgctgAGAAGGGGTCAGCCCTGAATAAATTTATTCCCTCCCCACATGGGATTGAAAAAAATCTTCATCTAAAGATTTGCCATATTGAACAAGTGTGCTTATAAACATGGTATCTGCTGAATAataaatccccccccccggcacctctGACTTTCCATCCCCCTTAGTGCTGTCTGTAAACAGTTATCATAGTTCCAGTGTCTGGCTTTTAATCATTACTTAATTGGATGTTCCCCATCTTGCCTAATGTTTCATCCTTGCAGTGTAATGGTCGATTAGGTTTTCCAGTGTAATTGAGTAAAGAAAGCACACAACTTTAGTTTTGCATAACCCCCTGAACAATTATTCAAATAGATATAACATCTATAATTAATGGAGCATAAAATACCACAATTGCTCATTTAACATCCGGGTTGTGTTCCTGAAAAGTTCCACTTTTCGCAAAACAACGTTAAGCAAATTAGATGTTAAATGCAAATGTATAAATCGGAGTTTGGTTCTTTTGGgcatattttttattctttcatgggatgtgggtgtcgctgatgaggtcagcatttattgcccatccctaattgcctttgagaaggtggtggtgagccgccgccttgaaccgctgcagtccctgtggtgtaggtacacccacattgctgttagggagggagttcagatTTTGTTcttgtgacagtgaagaaacagcaattatagtctgggatggtgtgtggcttggagggaaacttgcagctgATGGTGTTCCTAagtgtctgctgcccctgtcctgggtgGTAGAGtttgtggctttggaaggtgctaggaaaaggaactttggtgagttgctgcagtgcatcttgcagatggtacatactgctggcaTGTGGAGGTAGTGAATGTTTAAGGTCGTAGATGTGTTGATCAGGcagtctgctttgtcttggatggtataGAGCCACTTGAGTGTTACTGGAGCCACACTCATTGAGGCAAGTGGGGAGATTGCGGTGTTGTGGGCGTCATACACCAGAGATCCAGGCTGAAACTCTGGGCACATTGAATCTGGAATGGAAAGGGaatctccgtaatggtgaccatgaaactatctttGCTTCAGATGCGGGGCTTGCCAATAATACCCATAACCCAGGAAAGAATATCAATGGGTATTTCATCatactcctcacttgtgccttgtaaatggtggaaagGTACTCACCTCAGAATTGCCAGCCCCTGACTTGTCCTTTCAGTATTCCTCGTATTTAtatgtccagttctgtttctggtcaattgGAACCCCTAGATTGGTGATCCAGTgatagcaatgccattgaatgtcaatgaaaAAAGTTGAAATGGTTGGATTTTCTTGCGTTGAAGGTGGCCATTGCCCGTCACTTGTGTAATatgatgttatttgccacttaccaGCCTGcacctgaatgttgcccaggtcttgctgcatagccacatggactgctttagtatttGAGGGGCTagatgaacattatgcagtcatcaccTGATCTTGtgatggatggaaggtcattgatgaagcagctgaagatggttgggcctcagacactacccgtaaatcctgggactgagataattgacgTCCAACAACAACcgtctttctttgtgctaggtatgactccaaccggtggagagtctccccccccccccccccccccccccccccccccccccccccccccccccccccccccccccccccccccccccgattcccattgacttcagcttTGCTGTAGCTTCTTGATGCTGcacttagtcaaatgctgccttgatgtccaggacagtcactctcacctcagctcacGAGGTCAGCTTGTCCCTGCCTGGGCCAAGGCTGTATGAAGGTGGAAACCAAACTGAGCGTCGCTGAGCAGATTATTGTTgtgtaagtgtcacttgatagaaTTGTCGatggcaccttccatcactttgttgatgatcaaagtagactgatggggtggtaattggttgggttggatttgtctgccTTTTTGCGTTCAGGACatccctgggcaattttccatattgccaggtagatgccagtgttgtaactgtgctGGAACAGGTTGGCTAGGggcgtggctagttctggagcacaagtcttcagtacgattgctggatgttgtcagggcccatagtctgcagaatccagtgccttcaaccgtttcttgatatcacggggagtggatctaattggctgaagactggcatctgtgatgatgGGGCTATGAGgaagaggccgagatggatcatccactcggcacttacaGGCTGAAGATGATTGCAAATATTCAGCCttgcttttgcactgatgtgcctgGCTCCCCTGTCTTtgatgatggggatatttgtggagcctcctcctgttgttgtttaattgttcaccaccattcacgactgaacgtgtcaggactgcagagcttagatctgatctgtttgtgggattgcttagctctgtatatggaatgctgcttctgctgtttgaccCGCAAGcagtcctgtgttatagcttcacctggttgacacctcatttttaggtatacctGGTGCGTCTGAGAGAGGGATGGCCAGGCAGGGAGAACGACCGAGAGTGCATGAAGCAGCAGTACAAATAATTCACCAGGAAAACTGGTGAAGTGTCCAGAACAATTAGTGAGAAATGATGAGTTGACATTATTAGGTTGTGGTCAGTTTGGGTTGATTTCACTGTTAGACTCGGTATGTGTGTTTATCACTGTCAGGTCCTTAGTCTGATTTGCGGCAAGGTCTTTTTTACTTGCAGACTGAATAAATAAACAAACTAGAATCAGTTATTCACTGATCATTCATGTTTTAAATACTTTAAAATCTCTGATGATTGAACTCAATAAAGGGAGAAGCTGATTTTATCCATACGTTTAAACTCTCCTCAATACAGCCTGTTGGCAAGTGGTGATCACAAATTTTGCGAGGTTTGAGGGACATATATTTGAGACCCCTATTGTAGATATTAAAACAACATTAAATGAGGAATCCCTGTAATGTATCTATAGTTATTCATCCGCATCTCAACAATTGGGTAATGTTTATAAACAGCTTCAATGACATTTGACCTGTTCTAAATCTCAGATTACGCTAACTCCCTAAAGTGCATGCAGTTGGTAAAACATCACAGGCCTGTTTGGAAAATAGAAGCCTGAGGTATTAAAGATTCAGAAGGATTCTGACTGAAATAGTTAGTCAGGAGCTGAAGCTGGTTTAGCACGGTAGGCtacatagctggcttgtaaagcagaccaaggccagcagcacgggttcaattcccgtaccagcctccccgaacaggtggcggaatgtggcgactaggggcttttcacagtaacttcatttgaagcctatttgtgacaagcgattttcattttcaagcagGAAGGGAAAGATGTGCTAAATGGAACAGCAGGAGCGTGTTCATCGGGATAGAAGTCCAGTGATCGTAGTGAATCAATTAATGAAACCACCAGCAGAGAATTGGCCTCAAGTACTGTGTTGCTTTGTTAAGGGATAAGATACGAAGGAAATGAGATGTTGCTTTTAAGAGAGCTGTGTGCAGCCGTATTTGCCAATCATGGCAGCCGTATTACTGCCCATGGAAGTAAAAACAGAAGCAACAAACATTGAGAATGTTGGGCCGATTCTTTTAGAATGGAGTAGATTTAAGTGATTTGATTGTAAAGCTAATTTATTTTTTTGAAGTGTGAAGGGATGAGGTAAGATTGATTTAAAATATCATTGAGTAGAGTCAAAGAAGCAATGAGAGTAAGTCGGATGCTTTTCAAAGCAGCTTGGACATTGGCAGAAAGCCAGACAGAAAGAGGAGGTTTGCATCGTCCCATACCCATTAAAAAAAACAATTGTGTGCCTATGCTATCATTGTAGTCATTTGAGTTTATTCCAAGTTGCTGCTCTTTAACTTGCTGCAAACCTTTGGGATTCTCGGGTGGGGTTTACTCGGGGCTGCTGTGGTAGAAACTAGCCACGTTATTCCACACACAATCTTGTTTTTGTGGCTACTCGATCTCATCGTTAGGAATTGAAAATATGCGTCTAGACCAAATCATTGACTCATGTACTGTTTTCTTTTATTCAGTGAAGAGAAAAAAGAGAAGCGCATTCTAATAGTTATGTTAGCAGATGCAGAAGACACCTGTTGTAGCACAGATCGCTGTGCCTAACGTGAAGACTTTGCAGAGTTTCTCTGGtgtcttctctctcttccccccccccttttcctcctcTACAAACTAAGCCTATCTGTACCCCGCCTAAGAGAAATGTGGCAACACCCTTTTGTGTGCAATTTAAGAATGACTATAATATACTACTTGCCGAGTAAGCACTGATAATGATTAAGAGTGAAGAATTTAGACATTCATGATGTATAGTTTGTTTACTGACTCGGTGCTATCTCTAGGGTTTCAAAAAACATCATCTTAGCCATGTAAACTTTCCACTTAAACTGTTATTTTTGAAGAAGCCCAATATTACAATCACAACTGTTGCCTTTCCCAGGGTGAAAGATTGATGGCATGAAATTTTTGAGGTGGTGCATTATTAAACCAATCCTTGCGTTCTCTATCCAACCCCCACCCAGCAAAATATTGCAAATGGTTTCAGAATAAGAAGCTCTTATCCATTGTCTTAAATCTAATTCTGTTATCCCTGTAGCATATTGATATGAAGGTAATCAATAAACCCTAGTGGCACCAGTGAATATATTAAGTACAAAATCCTATGTGGTTCATCAGGCAGCTATTCCTAAAAGATTGGTTTAATCTTTTCACTGTAAATTATCCACCTGATCGCTATATCAGCTTGTCATTGTCATGAGGTATTGTATGTAGTGATTTACTTGACTCTAAACCAACCTTTTTGACTTTCATTTCTAACTGGTTGTTCTATTATTACACGGTAGGAAGATTCTTCATTACCTGTTCTTTCTAACTTTGCAGGTCCCTGTGCTACAGACTAATAACGGACCTGGTTTAGTGGGATTGACCACAATAGCATCTCATCTCGTAAAAGTGGCCAAAAAGGAGGCACTCTTGGGAAGCACAGCAGAGGAGAGTGCTATAGTTCAGCAGTGGCTCGAATATAGAATCACTCAAATAGACAGATGTAATAGTCAAGAGGATACAAGAGTGGTTTTAAAGGTAAGGTTAACTTCATTTATGAAGAGCTGGCTGCAGATGGGATATTTCTATGGTTTCTTCTTAATTTGTAAGATACTCTGCCTCTTCAGACTGCCTGAGCTATGTGTCCTTTGTGCCCAAAATGTCAAATGATTTACCCAAGATCTGACCAAGTCAGTAGCCGCTTGGGAAGAAATGGCccaaatttgactctttccttttcCTCGCACTATCTTCCACGCTATCAATTTTTACTCAGTTTTGTCTGTAGATCGTAACTCAGTAAATGGTACCGGACTCCTAAACTTGGGGGTAAATCAGGCAAAATACTCTGCTGCCTTTtgaatttatcttttaaaaataaatttagggtatccaattatttattttccaattaaggggcaatttagcgtggccaatccacttaccctgcacatcgctgggttgtgggggtgagacccacgcagacacggggagaatgtgcagactccacacggacagtgacccagggccgggatcgagcctcgGACCTCgtcgctgtgaagtagcagtgctaaccactgcgccttttCAATTTCTAAACTAA
This Scyliorhinus torazame isolate Kashiwa2021f chromosome 11, sScyTor2.1, whole genome shotgun sequence DNA region includes the following protein-coding sequences:
- the eef1e1 gene encoding eukaryotic translation elongation factor 1 epsilon-1, whose product is MRAGRSAADSRCLSGCRSGKMAAARVELESLEKTLGLRRRNKLGPSPSDSAVPVLQTNNGPGLVGLTTIASHLVKVAKKEALLGSTAEESAIVQQWLEYRITQIDRCNSQEDTRVVLKELNCYLEDKVYLAGNSLTLADIMVYNGLHHIVAGLTHEEREKFMNVSRWFNHIQHCPGVRQHSAAVIFMKNRLYPSVH